The sequence CGTGCTGTAGAGCAGATCGGCGTACCAGGCCGCGAGGGCGTAGTCCTCGAGCTCGTCCAGCATCGCGATCGGGTGGTTCGGTAGATCCCGGACGATCTCGTCGCGGAGCTCGCGCAGGTGGGGCAGGGCGGAGAGCACGGAGCTCACGGCCCTGGGGACCTCGACGTAGACGGTCACGAGATCGTCGGGGCCGAGCTCGAGGAGCTTCGGCTCAACGCGGCCGTACGCAGCGAGCGCGGCGGCCGGCGAGGACGGGAGAACGGGAGCAGGTGCTGCTTTCGGGGGTCTCGCCATACAGGTGTCTCCAGCGGAGGGCGCGCACACTGCCAGACGGACGCGCGAAGGGAAAGGGGGACCGCGCGATTGCCGCCGGAGGCTCGGCCGGAGGGCGCCCTGGCGCGAACAGACTCTCCGGCCGGGCGCGCTGTGCTCTGGTAGATTGCGGCGCGAGGACTCACGACATCATGTACGCGATTGCGATCATTCGTTACAGGCGACCGCTCGACGAGGTGCTCCCGGCCGTCGACGCCCACCGCGCCTATCTGAAGGGGCTCATCGAGCAGGGACTCGTGCTCGCGTCAGGGCCGCTCGATCCCCGCTACGGCGGCGCGCTCCTGCTCCGGGTGCCCGACGAGGCGGCCGGGGCGACGCTGGATCGGATCCGGGACGGCGATCCCTTCACGGAGAAGGGGCTGGCGCAGTACGAGCTCTTGCCGTGGGCGCCGGTGTTCGGAAAGGAGGAGCTCGACCGGGCCTTCGCCCCGAAGCCCTGAAGGGGGCGCCGGGCTGTTCATCGCCCCGGCGCCGTCCGCGCGGCCGCAGCGCGCCGCGCGCTACGGCGTGTCGAACGAGAGCACGCCCGCGTCGTCCGTCGTGGTGCGCCCGCCCGGCGTGATGCGCATCGCGAGCTCCGGCTCCCGGGAGACGACGGCCACGTCGTAGCCGGTCTTCGGCAGGAGGCCGGTGATCACATGCCTGCGCGTCGCGCGAGGCACCTGATAGGACAGCGGCGCCGAGCTCGGTTGCGGGTCCGAGCGCAGATCCGAGCGGAAGAGGACGACCGTGCCTGCCACGAGCGCGCCGTCGAAGCCGGAGCCCTGCGCGCTGTCGATCCGCGTCGCCGTATCCATCGCCGCGCCCGCGTCGGCCCCTTGGAGCACGTGCAGGAAGCGGACGTCCGTCGGAGCGGTCGGATCCTCCACGACGAGGCGGTGGGTCGTCGGCTCCATGGCCGCCGGCTTGTCGACGTTCTCGATCGGCACGGCCGTCATGCGGGCGTTCCGCGGCAAGAGGCTCTGGATGAACAGCGTCTGCCCCCGCGGGGTCACGGAGCTGGCCGTCCGGCCGGCGATCCGCGGCGCCGAGGTGGTCATCAGGTTGAACCGCTTGAACCGGCCGGCGGTGCGCGACGTCGCGCGGTCGTAGAGGACCACGTGATCCGGCTGCAGCCAGACGACCGACCGGCTCGCGTGGACCATGTCGCGGGCGGCGTCCGTCGGCGCCCAGACGTTCTCGCGGGTGTTGTACAGATCCGTCGCTATCCCCTCGGCGAACACGTAGCCGGCGCCCCGGGTCATGCGGGTGATCGGATCGCCGGCGGCGCGCCCCTCGCGCCACTGGCCGCCTCGCGCGACGATCTCCTTCTCGAACCAGCGAATGTTCGACGGCTTGTCGTTCTGCAGGGAGAGGGTGTTGTGGTAATCGGTCGTGGACCCGATCAGGTTGTTCGAGTAACTCGTGTGCTCCTTCGTCAGCCACTCTCCCTTCCGGTAGAGCTCGATCTGATTGCAATCGCCGATCTGGTGGTTGATGGTGACCCAGCCGCACCGCCAGGTGAACCACGTCGCGCCCGCCGTCCAGTCCGAGCGCGCGCGGAGGGAGCCGCGCCCCGGCGCCCGCTCGAAGAAGGCAGTGGGCATCGCCGGGCGAGGATCCGGCGGGAGCGGCGCGGCCGGGTCGAAGAGCATGAAGCTCAGGATCGCCCGGCTCGGGGCGGGTGAGCCCCAGATCTTGGACGTGCGCGCGTAGAGCTCGGGCGCGCCGCCCGCGATCGTGTTGGCCACGATCCAGCGCGACCTCTGCAAGCGCGCCGTGTTGCCCGTGAGCTGGTCGTAGACGCCCAGCGAGCCGAACAGCTCCGCGAAGCGCGGCTCGACCCAGCCCTGCAGCGTGTCGCCGTAGTTCGCCACCTCGTAGACCGGCCCGAGGTCGCTCCTCGACGGGTAGGTGATCGGGCCCGGCGCGATCGAGTGCAGGAACCCGTCCGTGAAGCGGTCCCAGGTTCCGCTGCGCAGCAGCCCGATCTGAGGTCCTGACTGGGCCTGGGCGCCGTAGCCGGCCGTATAGAGCCCGAGCAGCGCCTGGTGGAGGGTCGCGACGCCGCCGCTGCCGTAGAGAAAGCCCTCCACGGGCATGCCGCCGCTGGCCACGCCGAGCCCGTCGGACGGGACCCCGAGCTGCTTGGCCGCGGTCTCGGAGGCCTCGAAGACGGCGAAGGCCTGGTAGAGCCACGCCCCGGTCGCGTCCGCGCGGTAGCTGCGCAGCGTGTTGCCGAGCGCCCCCGCCGGCGCGCTCGGATCGAGCGGAGGGTCGTCCGCGTCGTCCATCGAGAGCGACATCAGCGTGACGCTGCGCAGATGGCCGAGATAGTAATTGTTCGCAGCCCACCTGAGCTGGAGCGGATCGCGGAGGAGCGCCGGATCGTTCATGACGCCGACCGGGTGGGGGTGCTCGTTGCCCGCCGTCGAGGCGTGGAGGTTGTCGTCAATCCACCTGAGAAAGACCTGCCGTATCTTGGCCTTGTCCCCGGCGGAGAGCACCGGACGGCCGCCGCTGTCGGTCGCGCCGTAGATCCAGTCGACCGTCAGCGGGAAGCCTTCACCCCACCAGCGCGAGCGGTCGCCGGTCGCGAACCCCGGGCGGCGGAAGGGCTGGCCGTCGGCCCTGCCCTTGCTCGCCTCCTCGATGGCATGCATCAGGAGGTTGCGCGCCCTGACAGCGTGGGTGGGGCGGGCCGCTGCGTCGGGATCGATGAGCGACATGAACGCGAAAAACTCGGCATACGCCTCGGTCGGATACTGCTCGTAGGCGTTGGTGCCGCCGTCCGGCCACGTCGGGTTTGGCCGGCCATTCGGATAGAACCGGCCTTCGTAAGCTGCGATCGCGCCCCGAAGCGCGGGCACCATGGCTTCCGTGTACATGCGGTTTCGGCCGTCCGCGGCCCACCCGCGCAGCCTGGGGAGGTGTTCGTTCGTGAGCCAGAGTCGCGGGTGACCGGCGACAGGCTGCGCGGCGGCGCGCCCCTGCGCCCCGACAAGGCCCAGAGAGAGCACCGCGGCGGTGAGGATGTGGTGAATCGGTCGCATGCTGGTTCTCGGTATCGCTGGGCGCGAACAGCCGCGCCGGCCAGCGTTGACCCACGCTGAACAGCACGCGTCGTGCCGAGTATCTGCGTGCGCGCCGCGCGTCGCCAAGGAAGGAGCAGTGCGCGTCCGTGTCACATGGCCAACATCGACGGCGCCGCCGAGCGGCTCGCGCGCGGCGACCTCATCAGCCCTCGGGCCGAGACGCGCGCATCATCCCTGTGGTCGAGCGGCGGAGGACGGCGCCGCGCACCTCGCGTCGGTGGTAATGTTGCATACCATTCATCTGATAAGGAGACGCCATCCCGGATGAGGTGGCGCTCGCGCATCGTGGGGCAGGACGGCGACGACGTCGAGCGGCGTAGAGCGACGTAGAAATAGCGAGCGCAATCGAAATATCGAGCGGGGTGAGCCCTCGCCTCCGCGCCCCTCCGCGGCCCCGGAAGGCGCGGACACCTCGGAACCTCGGAGGACACGCGCACGGCGGACCGAGGGCACATGACGCGAATCCGCCACACCTCCGCGCGGATCTGTCGCTATACTCGGCGAAGATAGGAGCGCTCCGCAGTATGCCGACGCCAGACTCCTCCCAGTTCCTTGGCGATCCTCGGATCCTCCGCGAGGGGAACCTCGTGAAGGGCACCCTGATCAGCTCCCGCGCCGAGGCCCTGAGGCAGAGCTATGGCGAGCGGGTCGTGGCGGATCTGAGCCGCCAGCTCTCGCCGCAGGCGGCCCGCTACCTCGACGATCCGCCGATGCCGCTGGCCTGGCACGACATGGCGCCGCTCCTCGAGATCGACTGCGCGCTCCTGCATGGGCTCTTCGGCGGCAGGATGGAGAAGATGCGCTTCTTCGGCGCGGAGATCGCCCGGAAGGACCTGACGACGACCTACAAGACGATGGCGGCGGTGGGCTCGCCGTCGGTACTCTTCAAGCGCTTCGGCCTAGTGTACAAGACCTATTTCAGGTACGGCGACTTCAGCGCGACGGCCATCAGCGACGCCGCGGGGAGGGCCACCCTCTCGGGCGGCGGTCTGCCGCTCTACATGTGCAGCCATGGTATCTCGGGCTGGGTCGAGGCGGGCCTCGCGCTCCTCGGCAGCCGGCGCAGCTCGGTCGAGCATACGTCCTGCAGGCACCGCGGCGCGCCGCGGTGCACCTGGTCGATCTCGTGGTGATCGGCCCTTGGCTCTGCTGCGGGAAGTCGGCCGGGGAAGCGAACCGCCAAGCCGCCAAGGGCGCCAACAAAACCGGGGAATAGGGGGGATGCCCGGACGGCCCCTTTTCCCCTCTCCCCTTGGCGTCCTTGGCGGCTTGGCGGTTTTTCTGCTGATCCGGGGCAAATTCCCGCAGTAGAGCTACGCGGCGGCCCGCCCGTCGTCCCCGAACGCCGCGCGCGCGAGCAGCCGCCGCAGCGCCTCGGCGCTCTCCTCCCACGACGGCGGCGCCGCCTCGGCGAACGCGTCCTCGTCCCAGGCGCGCGCGAGCGCCTCGCGGAGCGCCCGGCCGAGCGCCCCCGCATCGCGCGGCGGGACGAGCAAGCCGGTGCGCCCCGGCGTCACCACGTCCGGGATGCCCCCGACGCGCGTGGCCACCACAGGACGCGCGGCCGCGAGCGCCTCGAGCACCACGTTCGGGGTTCCCTCCGCCCAGCTCGGAAGCACCAGCAGATCCGTCGCGGCCATGTGGCGGGCAACCGCGGAGAGCGGCCGCGCCCCGACGGCGAGGATCCGGCCGCGCCCCTCGCGCAGATCGGCCGGCGCGCGCTCGCGATCGCGCCGCGCGGCGGCCTGCTCGACCGCAGCCCGCTCCGGGCCGTCGCCGACGATCACGAGATGGACAGGCTCGCTGCCGTCGCTGCCGAGCGCCTCGAACGCGCGCAGCAGCTCGTGGATCCCTTTCTCCCGGCTGACGTGCCCGACGAAGGTGACGATGCGCCCGTGCGCCGGGAGCCCGAGCTCGCGCCGGGCCGCGCCCCGGTCGGCAGGGCGGAAGAGCGCGCGATCGACCCCGTTGCGGACGAGGACCGCGCGTTCCTTCGGCGCGCCGAGCGCCACGAGCGCCTCGACCATCGGCCGGCTCACGCCGATCGCGCAGGCGGCGGACCGGAGCGCGCTGCCGACGAGCGGCCGCACCGAGCGCCAGCGGGCCACGACGTTCACGTCCGTGCCGTGGGCCTTCACAGCGTAAGGGAGGCCGAGCATCCGGGCGAGCAGCGCCGCGGCGCAGGCGTCGGGGTAGAGCCACGCCCCCAGCACGACATCGAACCGCCCCCGCAGCCGCGGGATGTACGGCAGGAGCCCCGCCAGGTAGAGCGGCGCGTTCACGGGCGCCAGCACCCGACCCGCCCCCGGGAGGTACGGCGCGCGCGCGTGGACCACCGGGACGCCATCGATCTCGTCGCGCGCAGGCACCGCCACCAGCCGGCCCGGACGCGTGCGCTCGCCCAGGAGCGATACGCCCGGGTGGTACGGGATCGCCGCGAGCACCTCCACCGCACAGCGGCGTGACAGCGCCGCGAGCTGCTGCCGCTGGAATGCGCACGACAGCGGCTCAACCCGGTTCGGAAAGATGCGCGTCACCCAGAGGACGCGCGGCTGCCTCAGCCAGCCCGCCTCCTTCATGCCCACGTTCACGCCAGGCTTCATGGTGTAACATTTGTTACATTCCATCGGTCCGCCCTCAGCGGGGCAGCGATGGACTCCGAGGTACGTCCTGCCCTGTCGGCGCACGTCCACACCGCGAGCGCGCGCCTCGCACGACCTGGCCCGCTCTCCGGAGCGTCCCTGGCAGCGCCGCGCAAGCCCGGCGCGGCGCGCTCCCGTGAGACGCGCATGCCGAGGCCAGATTTGTAATGTTGCAAACATCATCGAACGTGGGACGCTCCGGGCGCCGGGCGTGCCTGCCGGGGAGGGGAGGGGCGGCCGATTCGGGTCGCTTCGTGCCGCGGGGCTTGCCGCTCGACAGCGAGGGGGCGCGTGTTCTCGTTCGTCTTGCCGATGTGGGACTCCGACGTGACGGCACGGGCGGCGGTGGAGCAGAGCGTGGCGTCGAACGTCGGGGACGTGGGCTCGGGAGCGCTGATGGCTGGCGTCGTGGGCTCGCTCGAGGGCTCTCTCCGGGGCGAGGTGTCGCGTTATGGACTGAGCGTCGATGGGAGCTACGAGCGGGTGTTTCAGGTCTCGCTCGACTCGGCTCGACTCACGCCCTCCGACAGCGCCTCGGCGCGGCTCGGCGGGGGAGCGGGCTGGGCGCTCTCGCCGCTCGCGGACCTCTCCATGGCTGCGGCCGGCTACCTCGCGACCCGCCTCGGCGTGCGCGCCGATGACGCGCTCGCCGCGCGCGATCCCTTCCTGTCCGGCGATCGCCTGCAATACACGCTCTCCGCCGGGCCGGCCCTCTCCATCACGGCGTCGCGGCGGTCCTCGGTGCGCCTCGGCGCCGGCTACGAGCAGGCGGGCGCGCTCTCGGCCGACGACCCTGCCGCGGTCGGGATCGACGCGCACACGGGGCGCGCCGAGGTGAGCACCTCGTTCGACCTCGGCGCGCTGGACACGCTGACACCCGAGCTCCGGTACGAGGTCACCCAGTACCGTCACGCGCTGCTCGACACCGATCTCACGCGCGGCGCGGCCCGCGTCCACGCCGGCGCCGCGCTCCTCTCCGAGTCCCACGAGCTCACGCGGAACGTCTCGACGCGCGTCGCCGGCGGCGTGACCGTCGCGAGCCCGCCGCCCGTGCTGTCGTCGCGCGACGCGGTGATCGCGCCGGCGGCGCGGATCGGGCTCACCTATGTCGAGCAGCGCTATCGGCTGACAGCAGGCTACGCCTATGCCTACACGTCGCTCGGGCCGAGGATCGGATTCGGGCACGAGCACGAGGCGTCCCTCGAAGCGAGCTTTCGGCCCGCCCGGGGCGGCGCGACCCGCGACCTCATCGTCACCGGAGTCGCCCGCTTCTCGATCGGCAGCGCCCCCGTCGCCGCCAATCCGCCGCTCCACCTCACCCCCGGCGCGCCGGCGCCCTCCAGGGAAGGGTCGCTGTCCACGACCACGGCGCTCGCCGGCGCGCAGATCTCCTATCCCCTCTGGCGCGGGATCGCGCTGAGCGGCGGCGTCGATCTCGAGTACATGCGCGCCGCGCTCGATCCGGCGCCGAGCACAGGCGAGGCCGGCGGCTCGCTGAGGAGCATCGTCAGCGCCGGGATCTCGGGGACGCTCTCGACGGATCGACACCGGACGCTCCGCCGCGATCCCGACGGCGCATGGGACGACGAGCGCCGCAGCGCGATGATCCAGGGGATGCCCTCGGGCCGCTGGCAGGCGCCCGAGCCAGGCCGCGAGCTCGACGATGGCGGCGACGCTTCCGGCGAGACCCCAGGCGCCTCCGGCGAGACCCAGCCCGCGCGCGCCGCGCAAGCCGGCCCGCGCGCGACGCGCGACGCGCGATAACCCCCCTCGACACGCCAATCGCTCTCCCGGCCGGGAGCGGCGCGACGGCTCAGCCGCCGGAGAGCCGCCGAGACTACAGCGCGCCGAGCGGCGCACCCCTGACGTGGCGCGCAGCGGCTCAGCCTCGGTCCACGTGACGCAGCGGCTCAGCCTCGGTCCACGTGACGCTAAGGACTCGACGTATGCAATCCGTCGACGGCGTTACTCGTGCCGCGACTCCCCACGACAGCCCGCACGTCATCGGCGCAATCCGGCCGCGAAATCGCCAATTTCGCCGGGCCCGGCCCCGCGTGCGGCGGATCAGTCCGCCGTCGTGAAATGAGATTCGTCGGAGGCATCTGGCGATCTGCCCCGGTCTGCTCTAGTGTGGGTTCAACTACAACCGTATGTGCCCCGTCAGAGGCGACGCGCCGTGACGTGCGACCGCCCGGGGCCGACGAGTGGAGGGACGATGCTGGAGCTGTTCCGGTCGCCGCGCCGGGCCATGGTGTGGTTTGTCGAGGCCAGCTTGCTCTCGCTCCTGGTGTGCTGCGCGCCGGGCGTGCTCGTGGGCTGGGAGCACACGCTCGATGGGGAGCGCTTCGGACGGACGGCGAGCATCTCGTTGGTGGCGCTGGCGTCGCTCTATTATCACGGCCTGTACGGGCCCGAGCCTCCCAGGGCGCGGGCGCTGGTCCTGACGACGTTCCGGGCGCTCGGCCTGGCGGCGGCGGTGCTGTGGCTCGCGTTCTGGCTCGTGCCGGACGCGCAGATCAGCGATCGGGTGATCCTGACGTCGCTCGGGGCGGCGGCGCTCGTGCTCCCCGCGTGGCGCGCGGCGTGTGATCGGGTGATGAGGAGCGAGAGCTTCTCGAAGCTCGCGGTCGTGCTGGGCTCGGGCGAGCTCGCCCGCTCGTGCGCGGCCCTCATCCGGAAGGATGGACAGGTCCTCGGGCTGCGCCTCGCCGGCCGGCTCGTCCGCGACGAGGAGCCGATCGACGAGGTCGAGATCGCGGGGAGGTACCGAGACCTCCGGCGCCTCGTCGAGCAGCGCGGCGTCGGGGCGGTGATCGTGGCGACGTCCGAGCGCCGCGCCGCCTTCCCGCTGGAAGAGCTGCTCGATCTGAAGCTCCGCGGCGTCGAGATCGAGGAGGGCATGGATTTCTACGAGCGGGTGACCGGCAAGATCTGCGTGCGCGAGCTGAAGCCGAGCCAGATCATCTTCTCTCACGGGTTCAACGTGCGGCGGCGGACGCTTTTGGCGAAGCGGATCTTCGACGTCGTGTGCGCGACCGCCGGGCTCGTCCTCGCGCTGCCGCTGATGGCGCTCACGGCCGCCCTGGTGAAGCTCGACTCCAGGGGGCCGGCGCTCTATTCGCAGATCCGGACAGGCGCTCTCGGGAAGCCGTTCAGGATCCACAAGTTCCGCTCGATGAGGACCGACGCCGAGAAGGACGGGGCGGCGTGGGCCACCGAGAACGATCCGCGCGTGACCCGCGTCGGGCGGTTCATCCGGAAGACGCGGCTCGACGAGCTGCCGCAGCTCTGGAACGTGCTGGTCGGCGAGATGAGCATGGTGGGGCCGCGGCCGGAGCGCCCCGAGTTCATCGACGCTCTGGAGAAGCAAATCCCCTTCTTCCGGCAGCGGCTCTTCGTGAAGCCGGGAGTGACGGGACACGCACAGGTGCGCTGCCGTTACGGCGCGTCCGCCGAGGACGCGCTGGAGAAGCTCCAGTATGATCTCTACTATATGAAGAGCTTCTCGCTCTGGTTCGATATCTCCATCCTCATCGACACCGTGAAGGTCGTGCTCTGGCGCATCGGCGCACGGTGAAATGATCCGGCTGCCGCGCCGTGCAATGGCTGCGCTCTTTAACGCCGGGCCCGGTGGCGCGCCCTCTGCAGAGCACGCGCCAGAGATCGGCGGGCGTCGGTCTCCGGGGGGATTCGGCGATGAAGACGTGGAGATGGGCGAGCGTCGTGAGCTCGGTGCTTCTGGTGCAGGGCTGTGCGGAGCTCGACCCGGCGCCGGGAGAGAGCGTCGCCGTCGCGGAGAGCAGCCTGAACGTCTCGACCTTCCGCTTCATGGAAGGCGGAGAGTTGCCCTATGTGCTCGGCTTCTCGCCCGAGACCGGCCAGATCCTCGGCGGCGCGCACCAGCTCCTCATCCCTCGAACCGGCGGCCGCGAGGCGATCGACGGCGCCAACCTGCCCTCGCAGCTGCACCCCGACCTCCGGGGCTCCCTGCTCCAGCTCAACTCGACGCTCCGGGAAGGCGAGGCGCAGTCGACCGCGTTCGCCTCGAACTGGTGGCCGCAGCGGCAGAACGGGATCGCCGATCGCTGGAACTCGGCCAACAAGAACTACTCCGATCGGACCTCCGACCCGGACAACCTCTCTCCCGCCGAGAAATACGATGTCCTCTTCCACCCGGGGCAGATGGAGAGGCTCGGGGGCATCGCCGCGTGGAGCATGGACGACCTCAGGCGGCCTCCGTACCTGCGCAATCCTCCCTATATCCAGCCGGCGGTGGTCGTGGCCGGCCCGGTCACGCGCTGGGAGCTACAGCATCACGGGCTCTACCAGGGTGTCTATCCGGAGTACTGGTGGGGGCATTGCAACGGGTGGTCGGCCTATGTCGCCGCCGAGGGGGCCGGGCCGCGCCGCGACGTCCGGGTGAAGCTCTCCGGCTCGACCGTGACCGAGTGCGCCGCGGCGGAGACCGGCTGCGTGCTGTTCCGCATGGCAGACATCGAGGCGCTCATGAGCGAGCTCTACTTCAGCGACTCGGTGACCTTCTCGGGGCGCCGCTGCGAGACGCGGGCGGATCGGACGATGCGCGACGTCTACGGCAGGCCCGTCGACCCCGCCTGCCGCGACCTCAACCCGGCCACGATGCACGTGGCCATGACCGGGCTGCTCGCGGTCGGAGCCAAGCCGCTCCACGGCGACTCGACCGAGCGACAGAAGCTCATGTTCATCGTCGACCACACCTGGGACGTCGAGGTGTGGAGCTTCCCCGTCAAGCAGTTCTCGATCGATGTCATCGAGGAGGTGGACGCCCAGCAGGCCGCGCGGCTCCTGTGCGGCGGCGCGTACATGGGCGCCGACTGCTACAATTACCGGTTCAACCCGAGCGCGACGCGCTTCGTCCGCGTCGCCGCGCGCTTCTGGATGATCTCCGATTCGGTCACCGGCGAGACGCTGCTCACGCCGCCCGAGCAGCGCACCGTCCCGCTCTCCGTGTCGGAGCTGCACTATGTGCTCGAGCTCGACGACAACCTCACCATCCTGGGCGGCGAGTGGATCAAGAACCCCTCGA is a genomic window of Sorangium aterium containing:
- a CDS encoding YciI family protein, producing the protein MYAIAIIRYRRPLDEVLPAVDAHRAYLKGLIEQGLVLASGPLDPRYGGALLLRVPDEAAGATLDRIRDGDPFTEKGLAQYELLPWAPVFGKEELDRAFAPKP
- a CDS encoding sugar transferase gives rise to the protein MLELFRSPRRAMVWFVEASLLSLLVCCAPGVLVGWEHTLDGERFGRTASISLVALASLYYHGLYGPEPPRARALVLTTFRALGLAAAVLWLAFWLVPDAQISDRVILTSLGAAALVLPAWRAACDRVMRSESFSKLAVVLGSGELARSCAALIRKDGQVLGLRLAGRLVRDEEPIDEVEIAGRYRDLRRLVEQRGVGAVIVATSERRAAFPLEELLDLKLRGVEIEEGMDFYERVTGKICVRELKPSQIIFSHGFNVRRRTLLAKRIFDVVCATAGLVLALPLMALTAALVKLDSRGPALYSQIRTGALGKPFRIHKFRSMRTDAEKDGAAWATENDPRVTRVGRFIRKTRLDELPQLWNVLVGEMSMVGPRPERPEFIDALEKQIPFFRQRLFVKPGVTGHAQVRCRYGASAEDALEKLQYDLYYMKSFSLWFDISILIDTVKVVLWRIGAR
- a CDS encoding glycosyltransferase family 4 protein, with protein sequence MKPGVNVGMKEAGWLRQPRVLWVTRIFPNRVEPLSCAFQRQQLAALSRRCAVEVLAAIPYHPGVSLLGERTRPGRLVAVPARDEIDGVPVVHARAPYLPGAGRVLAPVNAPLYLAGLLPYIPRLRGRFDVVLGAWLYPDACAAALLARMLGLPYAVKAHGTDVNVVARWRSVRPLVGSALRSAACAIGVSRPMVEALVALGAPKERAVLVRNGVDRALFRPADRGAARRELGLPAHGRIVTFVGHVSREKGIHELLRAFEALGSDGSEPVHLVIVGDGPERAAVEQAAARRDRERAPADLREGRGRILAVGARPLSAVARHMAATDLLVLPSWAEGTPNVVLEALAAARPVVATRVGGIPDVVTPGRTGLLVPPRDAGALGRALREALARAWDEDAFAEAAPPSWEESAEALRRLLARAAFGDDGRAAA